The nucleotide window GATTTTGGCGGTTCAATTTCCGTCGAGAAGAATCAACAAATTCTTAATTTCGTAGACGTAATATGCAGCGATCCTTTCCCTGGTTTTTTGGAAGCGGTTCCATCCTATACCACCGTCACCATCTTCTACGATCCACTTGTCATTCAGCATGCTTTTCCTTACGAGTATGTTTGCCAATGGGCAGAAGAAAAGCTGACAAAGCTGGTGGAACAAAAACGTCCAGCGTCAAAATTAGTGCAGATTCCCGTCTGCTATGACCAAGCATTGGGCCCTGATTTGGAGACGGTGGCTGCCTATCACCAGCGAACGACGGAAGAGGTGATTCACCTCCATACATCACAGCGCTACCATGTCTATTTCCTTGGCTTCTCACCAGGCTTTCCTTTCTTAGGTGGATTAGATCCAGCCATTGCTACACCCCGCAAAAGTACCCCGCGGCTAAAAATACCTGCAGGCTCGGTGGGAATTGCTGGTCAGCAAACCGGGGTGTATCCCCTGGAAACACCGGGAGGCTGGCAGATTATCGGGCGGACTCCATTACGTTTATTCAGCCTAGAACAGGAGCACCCCACACTCTTACAGCCTGGTGATCAGGTTGAATTTATCCCCATCACACGGGAAGAGTTCGAAGGCTGGGATCAATCATGAAGGGAATTCGCATTACGAAGAGCGGTCTGCTTACCACCATACAAGATCTCGGACGACTAGGCTACCAATCCCGTGGGGTGAACGCTAGTGGAGCTATGGATACATATGCAATGAAGCTAGCTAATCTCTTAGTGGGAAACAATGAACAAGAAGCTGTATTAGAGATGACGTTGATTGGAGCCCATATGGTATTCGAGGAGGAGCGTGTGGTGGCATTGACAGGGGCTAATATGTCTCCAACTCTAAATCATCAAAAGGTAGAGCTAGGAATGCCCATCACTGTGAAGGTCGGAGATGAGCTACGATTAAAATCAGCATCCACTGGATGCCGCACCTATCTCGCTGTTCAGGGTGGCTTCGCTCTCCCCGATGTATTAAATAGTAAGAGCACCTCATTGAAAGCAAAAATCGGCGGGTTCCAGGGAAGGCCCTTAGAGGTAGGAGATGTTCTCCTCCTTCAAAGGTCCAGTCATTCAACCACTCACCTTAATTGGAAGCTGAGCCCCTGGCTCTTTCATTATATGGATGAGGAAATGCCTATCATTCGCTATATTCAAGGTCGACAATACCATTGGTTCACTGAGGAGACCCATCAGTTATTCAATCAAGCTTCCTTTACCATCAGTCCACAATCGGACCGCATGGGTTATCGCTTAGAAGGCCCTCCCCTGCAATTAAAGGTGCAGCAGGAATTACTGACAGAAGGTACTGCCTTTGGTACCATTCAAGTCCCACCCAATGGACAACCTATCATCTTAATGGCAGACCGCCAGCCTACAGGAGGATATCCCAAAATCGGGAATGTGATTCAAGTAGATCTTCCGAAGCTCAGCCAACTGCCGCCAGGGAGAAAGCTTCGCTTTCAAGAAGTCTCCATCCAAGAAGCACAGCAACTTCTACGCCAGCAGGACAAGCTATTACGCTGCATTTGTAGAGCAATTAGATTGAAGAAGGAGGAATATGGGCATGTGTCAGGTTGATCTCAATTGTGATATGGGAGAAAGCTATGGCCGCTACACGCTAGGGAATGATGAAGAAATGATGA belongs to Rubeoparvulum massiliense and includes:
- the pxpB gene encoding 5-oxoprolinase subunit PxpB, with amino-acid sequence MDDLHFSPLSDTSIIIDFGGSISVEKNQQILNFVDVICSDPFPGFLEAVPSYTTVTIFYDPLVIQHAFPYEYVCQWAEEKLTKLVEQKRPASKLVQIPVCYDQALGPDLETVAAYHQRTTEEVIHLHTSQRYHVYFLGFSPGFPFLGGLDPAIATPRKSTPRLKIPAGSVGIAGQQTGVYPLETPGGWQIIGRTPLRLFSLEQEHPTLLQPGDQVEFIPITREEFEGWDQS
- a CDS encoding 5-oxoprolinase subunit C family protein, translated to MKGIRITKSGLLTTIQDLGRLGYQSRGVNASGAMDTYAMKLANLLVGNNEQEAVLEMTLIGAHMVFEEERVVALTGANMSPTLNHQKVELGMPITVKVGDELRLKSASTGCRTYLAVQGGFALPDVLNSKSTSLKAKIGGFQGRPLEVGDVLLLQRSSHSTTHLNWKLSPWLFHYMDEEMPIIRYIQGRQYHWFTEETHQLFNQASFTISPQSDRMGYRLEGPPLQLKVQQELLTEGTAFGTIQVPPNGQPIILMADRQPTGGYPKIGNVIQVDLPKLSQLPPGRKLRFQEVSIQEAQQLLRQQDKLLRCICRAIRLKKEEYGHVSG